A single window of Lutzomyia longipalpis isolate SR_M1_2022 chromosome 1, ASM2433408v1 DNA harbors:
- the LOC129797473 gene encoding ribonuclease Z, mitochondrial — translation MNSRIFRRSLQVVLVQNLRKYSKNPADNLKNLLLNMPRDTKHIQEAQKHRIRIREKGTKYIPGTVTLQVLGTGAPGSPACVYIFTDQSRYLFNCGEGTQRLAHEHKTKLARLEHIFITQTTWRHVGGLPGLSLTIQDAGVPEVTLHGPPGLEEIFRAMRRFVVLRDLKVHAIECESSLFYEDNVMRVDYVPLIPKGRSEMCESIEMPEAMNVDETDYYSHEKGSNMNSGRNSQESEAQGNSVKQKPIRKYVVSYICKLKPRPGVLSLEKCVDRGVPPGPLLGQLKNGIDVTLPNGVLVKADEVRGPDDKGPLFIFIDIPDEEYLQCLMENKHVFAKHQATATEEESVAAVVVHFTPKEIVERKEYIEFMDDFTPSTKHIILNESNNSSGNISVHRIQWQLNQLNNLIFPILAEQNATNSSVPSMASFCLRPRKGYDTSLEPKIVHEEYIDEVFKVHGFSDALGALKKQQMDKLARIRQVRDGQFPKFLFLGTGSCIPNKTRNVSAIFVETSKDSSFLLDCGEGTLGQMLRFYGNEKGRAMLRNLKAIYISHLHADHHIGLIGILRARRRCFEEFHEDDRLLLLAPLQISSWLSFFSQHIEKISDDFLLCPNAEMIPTPLRNEKLMEMGIEGVSTCLVPHCPHSFGVAVNLTNGMKITYSGDTKPSKELVELGRDSTVLIHEATMEDELEHEALVKMHSTVSQAIDQGKAMNAKYTILTHFSQRYAKLPRIDALERNVGIAFDNMQVTIEELELLPPMHEALKLMFSEHCEEMEQKALKRAYKKQRLTNSRSSSPTAKT, via the exons ATGAATTCTAGAATATTTCGGCGGTCTTTGCAAGTAGTGTTAGTGCAGAATTTGCGAAAATACTCCAAAAATCCCGCAGATAACCTAAAAAATCTCCTGTTGAATATGCCCCGGGACACGAAGCACATCCAGGAAGCTCAGAAGCACCGTATCCGGATACGGGAAAAGGGCACCAAGTACATTCCTGGTACTGTGACACTTCAGGTGCTGGGAACCGGAGCTCCGGGGAGTCCTGCATGCGTTTACATCTTCACGGATCAATCACG GTATTTGTTCAACTGTGGCGAAGGAACTCAGAGATTAGCTCATGAGCATAAAACGAAGCTGGCACGATTGGAGCATATTTTCATTACACAAACCACGTGGAGGCATGTTGGTGGTTTGCCGGGACTTAGTTTGACAATTCAGGATGCCGGTGTGCCGGAAGTCACCCTCCATGGGCCTCCTGGTCTTGAGGAGATATTCCGTGCTATGAGACGTTTTGTTGTGCTGCGGGATTTGAAAGTGCATGCAATTGAATGTGAATCATCCCTTTTCTATGAGGACAATGTTATGCGAGTTGATTATGTCCCATTGATCCCCAAAGGACGTTCTGAGATGTGTGAAAGTATCGAGATGCCAGAAGCTATGAACGTTGATGAGACTGATTACTATTCCCATGAAAAGGGATCAAACATGAATAGCGGGAGAAATTCTCAGGAAAGTGAAGCTCAGGGAAATTCTGTAAAGCAGAAGCCCATCCGGAAGTACGTTGTGTCGtatatttgcaaattgaagCCACGTCCGGGGGTGTTAAGCTTGGAAAAGTGCGTCGATCGAGGAGTTCCTCCGGGACCTTTGCTTGGTCAGCTGAAGAATGGCATTGATGTGACTCTGCCCAATGGGGTGCTCGTCAAGGCGGATGAAGTACGTGGACCAGATGACAAAGGACCCCTTTTTATAT TTATCGATATTCCGGATGAGGAATACCTCCAATGCTTGATGGAGAACAAGCATGTCTTTGCAAAGCATCAGGCAACAGCAACTGAAGAGGAGAGTGTTGCAGCTGTTGTGGTTCACTTCACCCCCAAGGAAATTGTTGAGAGGAAGGAATATATAGAATTTATGGATGATTTCACGCCCAGCACGAAACACATCATCCTCAATGAGAGCAACAA TTCTTCCGGGAATATTTCTGTACACCGAATCCAGTGGCAATTGAATCAACTAAACAATCTGATTTTCCCAATCCTTGCTGAGCAGAATGCAACAAATTCCAGCGTCCCTTCCATGGCTTCCTTCTGTCTGCGTCCACGTAAAGGCTACGACACGAGTTTGGAGCCCAAAATTGTCCATGAAGAGTACATTGATGAGGTGTTCAAAGTGCATGGCTTCAGCGACGCCTTGGGCGCACTGAAGAAGCAACAAATGGACAAATTGGCCAGGATTCGTCAAGTTCGCGATGGACAATTTCCCAAATTCCTCTTCCTCGGCACGGGATCGTGTATTCCCAACAAGACGCGCAATGTGAGTGCAATTTTCGTTGAGACAAGCAAAGATTCATCATTTTTGCTCGACTGCGGCGAAGGCACCCTTGGCCAGATGCTGAGATTCTATGGGAATGAGAAAGGAAGAGCCATGCTGAGGAATTTGAAGGCAATTTACATTTCACACCTTCATGCTGATCACCACATTGGACTAATTGGGATTCTCCGGGCGAGGCGGAGGTGTTTTGAGGAATTCCACGAGGATGATCGTTTGCTCCTTCTGGCTCCACTGCAAATATCCTCGTGGCTTTCATTCTTCAGTCAACACATTGAGAAGATTTCTGATGACTTTCTTCTCTGCCCAAATGCCGAAATG ATCCCTACGCCTCTGAGGAATGAGAAGCTAATGGAGATGGGAATTGAGGGTGTATCAACATGCCTTGTCCCCCACTGCCCTCATTCCTTTGGGGTAGCTGTGAACTTGACAAATGGCATGAAGATCACCTACAGCGGTGATACGAAGCCCTCAAAGGAACTCGTTGAGCTCGGAAGAGACTCCACAGTGTTGATCCACGAAGCAACGATGGAGGATGAATTGGAGCATGAGGCTCTTGTTAAAATGCACAGCACTGTGTCACAGGCAATTGATCAGGGTAAAGCCATGAATGCCAAATACACCATTCTCACGCATTTCAGCCAGAGATATGCGAAATTGCCGAGAATTGATGCCTTGGAGCGGAATGTTGGGATTGCCTTTGATAATATGCAAGTTACCATTGAGGAGCTGGAACTCCTGCCACCCATGCATGAAGCCCTTAAGCTGATGTTTTCGGAGCATTGCGAGGAGATGGAACAGAAAGCCCTCAAGAGAGCCTACAAGAAGCAAAGACTCACCAATTCACGAAGCTCCAGTCCAACAGCTAAAACCTAA
- the LOC129786254 gene encoding coiled-coil and C2 domain-containing protein 2A, whose product MSGQKFKEKIHERFIMKKREATMSHSPTNIPIPASRRISAVYLREETEIQKILHSQPPPGEGEMTQTEREIAFFTTAISAEDEEPEYTDVQQQSDGNLTEVSERSLHSGSPGPGRDIQESPTHLASSYVQMDDHMPLFERVKIPFVYDRELLTTFDESWRLSRPNVESTVRNVEEEGLYRPDIPMSQRKMQWFDQMAEERVQNADEPNDVRPFLEIPELPNPENIPTVFLCLKEENLSYSPYMLDHKILTIHISKIHFAHHPLFSEEHVLAQRVEDLFHAYRELQKSDLAGKYRQSLITLRRITKELQKDSKTDPIASKLAKHREELQKTRNKLHEEEQKVRENLKDLLSEYKKLKSLREKQKFNLTTTKLAITAIETSKEEDEAAFERDFNEELEELIEEAFQEYLDEKKKYKELVKSIKEDDKVPDPIEKPNSDEIKKNLQEIYSKTRRGVGEPIVTVALSKIERSDAKNNPKEANRVRKLENTKFLIKISLNDDVVDIVRDLHSDDRFEIAVNTSISVRLIRKLPEKIKLQIFEAQTMIPRFKIASIALPLPEDRDLYDDCPIRTFPFANDRDVPSDVGVGSGKYCQIEGIKDLYTRGKIYLKIGWAQKGEKDDHQSEIQDHHVRAAARKWRDSHWDPLDPENNFTSMHQINDRSNATVDQIPLTDIQDDEKLTFCPPEVVENNTRLNLLIERARLTAQFKDMKLIPQEEREIQLRKDSKIIDETLGMDPIDLSRHQGKKAILKIFSNIAQINEIANRENEDSRLLFREDAPSLRALGEAILGFLGTKRPLKPMIKRNQSLKPTCRLDDCDKFTITVNVARAFGIPSRTDDPPQSVRRSSNLSSTQQSFRTVNVRPYVVVSFKDKTARTSTAEGSNPTWNEQLQIPINLKMDQLKGHLCIQLFDEYIDDLLEDDRVGMSEIYQRISRKWIGELRIPITSIYMNQRIEGTFELNSPKILLGYSKASLNTGSLAMFSENLPDTRGPIYLSLFVGLEPNFDIPYFTTRHLECIESDQVKATIQYWCMEFSNEFPHRFADPLVTLSTGKRVTVTKLLGSLEIPFDLREASSDCLIRRFVSLIPVLQTTDPCSQLTGVWLTNSEILSNFYATPKDLAVLLTCFYINLDYNVWLVFGEERVTGPTCYVLTRESGTFYLIDPPSGRKFSSSDTYCPLVKVSLLANQHNVWGNIQSEKRVYLTQFDVKKSVDWRPVFRKTIDIPGDFLQDTTYEYKRTFPISDLQKMIEMKLMKKISQWRGHRKTIWNRFLRDQLRSILVELESSTSNELSVEEQMEKINVFLMTFRAAGFPLNVPYYSLSQIVERVKSTGMHLNLDNRVEFALAVHIHPYENCILSVWIFLVSLLPKI is encoded by the exons atgtctgGCCAGAagttcaaagagaaaatccacGAGAGATTCATCATGAAGAAGAGGGAAGCCACAATGAGTCATTCCCCGACAAACATTCCAATCCCAGCAAGTCGAAGGATCAGCGCTGTGTACCTCCGGGAGGAGACTGAAATTCAGAAGATTCTGCACTCTCAGCCACCTCCAGGGGAGGGGGAAATGACTCAAACAGAGCGTGAGATTGCATTCTTCACAACGGCAATCTCTGCTGAGGACGAGGAGCCCGAATATACGGATGTTCAGCAGCAATCCGATGGGAATTTAACGGAAGTCTCGGAGAGATCTCTCCATTCGGGTTCTCCTGGTCCAGGACGTGACATTCAGGAATCCCCAACACATCTCGCATCATCCTACGTTCAAATGGATGATCATATGCCGCTGTTTGAGCGTGTGAAGATCCCTTTTGTCTACGATAGAGAACTCCTGACCACTTTCGACGAAAGCTGGCGACTTTCCCGACCAAATGTGGAGAGTACCGTGAGGAATGTCGAGGAAGAGGGTCTCTATAGACCTGATATTCCCATGTCTCAGAGAAAAATGCAATGGTTTGATCAGATGGCAGAGGAAAGGGTTCAAAATGCCGATGAACCGAATGATGTGCGTCCCTTCCTCGAGATCCCGGAACTCCCCAATCCAGAGAACATCCCCACGGTTTTCCTCTGTCTCAAGGAAGAGAACTTAAGCTACTCCCCCTACATGCTAGATCACAAAATCCTCACTATTCACATCTCTAAAATCCATTTTGCGCATCATCCTCTCTTTTCTGAAGAACACGTCCTAGCTCAGAGAGTTGAGGATCTCTTTCATGCCTATCGAGAGTTGCAAAAATCTGATTTAGCTGGAAAGTACCGTCAAAGCCTCATCACACTCCGGAGAATAACAAAGGAGCTCCAGAAGGACTCTAAAACTGATCCAATTGCATCAAAATTAGCCAAACATCGGGAGGAATTGCAAAAAACGCGAAATAAATTGCACGAAGAGGAGCAAAAGGTCAGGGAGAACCTCAAGGATCTCCTCAGTGAGTacaagaaattgaaaagtctgcgggaaaagcaaaaattcaatctGACCACGACAAAATTGGCAATTACGGCAATTGAGACGTCAAAGGAGGAAGATGAAGCTGCATTTGAGAgagattttaatgaagaaCTAGAGGAGTTGATCGAGGAGGCGTTCCAGGAGTACCtggatgagaagaaaaaatacaaagaactCGTAAAATCCATCAAGGAAGACGACAAAGTTCCAGATCCCATTGAGAAGCCCAATTCTGATgagattaaaaagaatcttcaGGAAATTTACTCAAAAACCCGAAGAGGTGTCGGTGAGCCAATAGTTACGGTAGCCCTGTCGAAGATCGAGAGATCAGACGCGAAGAATAATCCAAAAGAAGCTAATCGAGTTAGGAAATTAGAAAATACAAagtttctcataaaaatttcactaaatGACGATGTTGTGGACATTGTAAGAGATCTTCACAGTGACGATCGTTTCGAGATCGCAGTCAATACATCAATCTCAGTACGATTGATACGAAAACTTCCGGAGAAGATCAAGTTGCAGATCTTTGAAGCACAAACTATGATTCCTCGTTTCAAGATTGCCTCAATAGCGCTTCCGCTTCCTGAAGATCGCGATCTCTACGATGATTGCCCCATCAGAACTTTTCCCTTTGCCAACGATCGCGATGTTCCAAGTGATGTTGGAGTTGGAAGTGGGAAGTATTGTCAAATTGAGGGGATCAAGGATCTCTATACTCGTGGAAAGATTTACCTTAAAATCGGTTGGGCACAGAAAGGAGAAAAGGATGATCACCAATCGGAAATTCAGGATCATCACGTGCGAGCTGCAGCAAGAAAATGGCGTGATAGTCACTGGGATCCTCTTGatcctgaaaataatttcacctCAATGCACCAAATAAATGATCGCTCTAATGCTACAGTTGATCAAATTCCCCTCACAGACATTCAAGATGATGAGAAACTCACATTCTGTCCACCGGAAGTTGTTGAAAACAACACAAGGCTCAACTTGTTGATTGAACGAGCCAGACTCACTGCACAGTTCAAGGATATGAAGCTAATACCTCAGGAAGAGCGCGAGATTCAGCTGAGAAAGGACAGCAAGATCATTGATGAGACATTGGGAATGGATCCAATTGATTTGTCTCGTCATCAAGGGAAGAAAGCCATCCTCAAGATATTCTCAAACATTGCTCAGATTAATGAAATTGCAAACAGAGAAAATGAGGATTCTAGACTACTCTTTAGGGAAGACGCTCCATCACTGAGGGCACTTGGAGAGGCAATTCTGGGATTTCTGGGGACAAAGAGACCCCTCAAACCAATGATTAAGAGAAATCAATCATTGAAGCCAACCTGCCGTCTCGATGACTGCGACAAATTCACGATCACCGTTAACGTAGCTAGAGCCTTTGGGATACCTTCTCGTACCGATGATCCACCTCAATCAGTACGCCGGAGCAGTAATTTGTCATCAACTCAACAGT CATTTAGGACTGTTAATGTTAGGCCGTACGTGGTTGTAAGTTTCAAGGATAAAACAGCTAGGACCTCAACAGCTGAAGGCTCTAATCCAACATGGAATGAACAGCTACAGATTCCAATAAA CTTGAAAATGGATCAACTGAAAGGACATCTTTGCATCCAACTGTTCGACGAATATATTGACGATTTGCTTGAAGATGATCGCGTTGGGATGTCAGAAATCTATCAGAGGATCTCAAGGAAATGGATTGGAGAACTGAGAATTCCCATAACGAGCATTTACATGAATCAAAGG ATTGAAGGaacatttgaattaaattctccAAAAATCCTCCTTGGCTACTCAAAAGCATCGCTGAATACCGGAAGTTTGGCAATGTTCTCGGAGAATCTTCCAGATACCAGAGGACCTATCTACCTATCTTTATTTGTGGGACTGGAACCTAACTTCGATATACCCTACTTTACAACAAGGCACCTCGAATGCATTGAATCGGATCAAGTGAAG GCCACCATCCAGTACTGGTGCATGGagttttccaatgaatttccCCATCGTTTTGCTGATCCTCTCGTTACGTTGTCAACGGGAAAGCGCGTGACGGTGACAAAGCTTTTGGGTTCTCTGGAAATTCCTTTTGATCTCAGGGAAGCATCCAGTGATTGCTTGATTAGGCGCTTTGTCTCTCTCATCCCAGTCCTGCAGACAACGGATCCATGTAGCCAGTTGACTGGAGTTTGGCTGACAAATAGTGAAATTCTCAGCAATTTCTACGCAACCCCAAAGGACCTTGCTGTCCTCCTCACGTGCTTCTACATCAATTTAGATTACAACGTTTGGTTGGTTTTTGGTGAGGAACGCGTCACGGGACCCACCTGCTACGTTCTTACGAGAGAAAGTGGCACATTTTACCTTATTGATCCCCCATCGGGAAGGAAGTTTAGCAGCAGTGACACGTACTGTCCCCTCGTGAAGGTCTCCCTTCTGGCCAATCAACACAATGTCTGGGGAAACATACAGAGTGAGAAGCGTGTGTACCTCACGCAATTTGACGTGAAGAAATCCGTCGATTGGAGGCCAGTCTTCCGGAAGACCATTGACATCCCCGGAGATTTCCTTCAGGACACAACGTACGAGTACAAGAGAACATTCCCCATTTCTGATTTGCAGAAAATGATTGAGATGAAGCTGATGAAGAAGATAAGTCAGTGGCGTGGACATCGAAAAACAATCTGGAATCGCTTCCTGCGTGATCAGCTCCGGAGTATCCTTGTTGAATTGGAATCCTCCACGAGCAATGAGTTGAGTGTTGAGGAgcaaatggagaaaattaatgttttcctCATGACATTTAGG GCAGCAGGATTCCCCCTGAATGTCCCCTACTACAGCCTCTCGCAGATTGTGGAGCGTGTCAAGAGCACCGGGATGCACTTGAATCTCGACAATCGCGTGGAGTTTGCTCTTGCCGTGCACATTCATCCGTATGAGAATTGTATCCTTTCCGTGTGGATCTTCCTGGTGTCCCTCCTGCCAAAGATTTAA
- the LOC129797559 gene encoding CDK5RAP3-like protein — protein sequence MDEQDIPIDIHTGKLLEWLVSRRVVGKEWHKAIPDIRNKINNAIRDMPANEELVQLLSGAHINYFHCLKIVEILKMTEADTKNVFGRYGSQRMKDWQEVVKNYEKDSVYLAEAAQILVRNITFEIPSLKKQITKFEQLSEEAAKKAKDMSKSQNAIRGEFTVLCQQLGIKGEEIKAELKVKLEQLPQMFGEIAAKVSALDKAVNLYGEYCKNKNCLQIIRHVSTAGNSTVYEFLYSEAPLSIEEPQIDFGDDDGNPSSNDQEIDFGDGANIDFGDAGAIDFGESDITLQSGNEIDWGDGVEAVTDPAEINFDISLEESGIVVEGGGQSGGVARGEEALSILDAPTYRDRFIDELLELEAFLKMRLYELTTTSESSMLSMTFLDEIAGQDTNTIQQMIVNVEVVLANTLQPQLQYLHQVKHSPRYIDILSAKVKQKLTAIDKLKENEKLSKEKSVKYLEEAAKLRPDLEKAIKHTKTLQQQIESDISKRYKNRTVNLMGGVNTI from the exons ATGGAT GAACAAGACATCCCCATTGACATTCACACGGGGAAGTTGCTGGAATGGCTTGTCAGCCGGCGGGTTGTGGGGAAAGAGTGGCACAAAGCAATCCCAGATATCCGGAATAAAATCAACAATGCCATCCGGGATATGCCTGCCAATGAGGAGCTGGTTCAGCTACTTTCAGGAGCAC ACATCAACTACTTCCACTGCTTGAAGATTGTGGAGATCCTGAAAATGACTGAGGCGGACACGAAGAATGTCTTTGGACGGTATGGGAGTCAGAGGATGAAGGATTGGCAGGAGGTTGTGAAGAACTATGAGAAGGACAGTGTGTACCTGGCGGAAGCTGCTCAAATTCTCGTGCGAAACATTACATTTGAGATTCCGAGTCTGAAGAAGCAAATCACAAAGTTTGAGCAACTCAGTGAGGAGGCAGCGAAGAAGGCAAAGGACATGTCCAAGTCTCAGAATGCCATTCGTGGGGAATTTACGGTGCTTTGTCAGCAGTTGGGTATAAAGGGGGAGGAAATTAAGGCTGAACTGAAGGTTAAACTTGAGCAACTTCCTCAAATGTTTGGGGAGATCGCTGCGAAGGTTTCAGCGCTGGATAAGGCGGTTaatctctatggggagtactgcaagaataaaaattgcctaCAGATCATCCGGCATGTTAGTACAGCGGGGAATAGTACAGTTTATGAATTCCTCTACTCCGAAGCTCCTCTCTCAATTGAGGAGCCCCAAATTGATTTTGGAGATGACGATGGGAATCCTTCATCGAATGACCAAGAGATTGACTTTGGAGATGGAGCTAATATTGATTTTGGTGATGCTGGAGCTATTGATTTTGGCGAGAGTGACATCACACTGCAGTCCGGGAATGAAATTGACTGGGGTGATGGAGTTGAGGCAGTCACAGATCCAGCAGAgataaattttgacatttcccTCGAGGAGAGTGGAATTGTAGTTGAGGGTGGTGGACAATCGGGCGGAGTAGCACGCGGAGAGGAAGCTCTCTCAATTCTCGATGCTCCCACATATCGAGATAGATTTATCGATGAACTCCTGGAGTTGGAGGCCTTCCTGAAGATGCGACTGTACGAATTGACGACCACATCGGAGTCCAGCATGCTCTCCATGACGTTTCTCGATGAAATTGCCGGACAGGATACGAATACAATTCAGCAGATGATTGTCAATGTGGAAGTCGTCCTGGCCAACACCCTTCAGCCACAGCTTCAGTATTTGCATCAAGTTAAGCATTCCCCGAG ATACATCGACATCTTGTCAGCAAAGGTGAAACAGAAGCTAACGGCAATTGATAAGTTGAAGGAGAATGAGAAgctttcaaaggaaaaatccgTAAAGTACTTGGAGGAAGCGGCCAAATTGCGTCCGGATCTCGAGAAAGCCATCAAGCACACGAAGACGCTGCAGCAGCAAATCGAGTCGGACATCTCGAAGCGCTACAAGAATCGCACGGTTAACCTCATGGGTGGTGTAAATACGATCTAA